A window of Campylobacter pinnipediorum subsp. pinnipediorum contains these coding sequences:
- a CDS encoding restriction endonuclease PLD domain-containing protein — MSNNFFENQSDGKRKLYIDLLEVTGSLSNLFAESSNPFLYYRAMENIFCKAFDAENLSRSDVSADAGKDGIGIGLKTFLQNNGNTFQKVAEFNKDSNVLRNLKDMELVKKVASMRNERIKSTMRICGLNDMMYHLVTRSDKYMAIYEEHMDLIDIDSIRITKKNKNTIHFSDNIHDYSFSLSKSTLLKRFDTSDTRKIFGFYVDILDNPYDFLLSIESRKDDVDKIKLINTNDDIVDYIILPLYSPKTNEVEERSGLNQWNARGRKRNENEVYIAIPSFIHKNKKNFFEYNTDDYKTEPFNVKLPNGKILNMKVAQQGGKALMSNPNSALGEWILREILELKPMELVTKEQLDIIGIDSVKLSKSKAGIFYLDFLKSGSFEEFEEKYREEYKQK; from the coding sequence TTGTCAAATAATTTTTTTGAAAATCAAAGCGATGGAAAAAGAAAGTTATATATAGACTTACTAGAAGTTACAGGTTCATTATCTAATCTTTTTGCTGAAAGTAGTAATCCATTCTTATATTATAGAGCAATGGAGAATATTTTTTGTAAAGCTTTTGATGCTGAAAACTTATCAAGAAGTGATGTATCGGCAGATGCTGGAAAAGATGGTATAGGAATAGGACTTAAAACTTTTTTGCAAAACAATGGTAATACTTTTCAAAAAGTTGCTGAATTTAACAAAGACTCAAATGTTCTTAGAAATTTAAAAGATATGGAATTAGTTAAAAAAGTTGCAAGTATGAGGAATGAAAGAATAAAGTCAACTATGAGAATATGTGGGCTTAACGATATGATGTATCATTTAGTTACTAGAAGTGATAAGTATATGGCAATATATGAAGAACATATGGATTTAATAGATATAGACAGTATAAGAATAACAAAGAAAAACAAGAACACAATACATTTTAGTGATAATATTCACGACTACAGTTTTAGTTTATCTAAAAGTACATTATTAAAAAGGTTTGATACTTCTGATACTAGAAAAATATTTGGGTTTTATGTAGATATATTAGATAATCCATATGATTTTTTGTTATCTATTGAATCTAGAAAAGATGATGTAGATAAAATTAAGCTAATAAATACAAATGATGATATAGTTGATTATATCATTCTACCATTGTATAGTCCTAAGACAAATGAAGTAGAGGAACGCTCCGGTCTGAATCAATGGAATGCAAGGGGACGCAAAAGAAATGAGAATGAAGTATATATAGCAATTCCTAGTTTTATACATAAGAATAAAAAGAATTTTTTTGAATATAACACTGATGATTATAAGACAGAGCCTTTTAATGTTAAATTACCAAATGGAAAAATTTTGAATATGAAAGTCGCTCAGCAAGGAGGTAAAGCCTTAATGAGTAATCCCAATTCAGCCTTAGGGGAGTGGATTTTAAGGGAAATATTAGAACTAAAACCTATGGAACTTGTAACAAAAGAGCAATTAGATATTATAGGTATAGATAGTGTTAAATTATCTAAAAGTAAAGCTGGAATATTTTATTTAGATTTTCTTAAATCGGGAAGCTTTGAGGAATTTGAAGAAAAGTATAGAGAAGAATATAAGCAAAAATAA
- a CDS encoding toprim domain-containing protein: MIAENKLYQDNRNNCVFVGYDMAGIPRYALRVGTNQSINLKGEVRGSDKAFASSPRCNHKSDNIAVFESVIDALSYESMNSAENLNTLALPGISSLRLEQYLKENPQTKTIILMLDNDETGINASKELASKYSEKGYNVMIHLPRKHKDWNEELVSQR; encoded by the coding sequence ATGATAGCTGAAAATAAATTATATCAAGATAATAGGAACAACTGTGTATTTGTAGGTTATGATATGGCAGGTATTCCAAGATATGCACTAAGGGTTGGAACGAATCAAAGTATAAATTTAAAGGGCGAAGTAAGGGGCAGTGATAAAGCCTTTGCTTCTAGTCCCAGATGCAATCATAAATCGGATAATATAGCAGTCTTTGAAAGTGTAATAGATGCACTTAGTTATGAGAGCATGAACTCAGCAGAGAATTTAAATACACTAGCCTTACCAGGTATATCAAGTTTAAGACTGGAGCAATATTTAAAGGAAAATCCACAAACTAAAACCATAATCTTAATGCTTGATAATGACGAAACCGGGATAAACGCAAGTAAGGAATTAGCATCTAAGTATTCAGAGAAAGGCTATAATGTGATGATTCATCTACCTAGAAAGCATAAAGACTGGAATGAGGAACTTGTTTCGCAAAGATAG
- a CDS encoding DNA cytosine methyltransferase, with product MKVAGFFAGVGGIELGFQQAGFEVVWSNEIDKKAAITFKYNHSSKLIVDDIYNIKSEDVPDVDIIVGGFPCQAFSVAGYQKGFEDERGEVFFKLAQIISKKNPRVIFIENVKNLLSHDKGNTYRVIKETLESYGYHLKTMVLNASEYGNIPQNRERIYIIGFLDEEDLYNFRSIEPEVLSKKVSDIIDFNKKVDNKYYYTEESCKFYDTLKSEVKNEETLYQWRRVYVRENKSNLCPTLTANMGTGGHNVPIVLTKYGIRKLTPKECFMFQGYPSEFKLPNDVAMSHLYKQAGNSVVVPVIYRLASEIKESLKRTDMSKLKVGTTSSNVDFSERKERVFALG from the coding sequence ATGAAAGTAGCAGGTTTTTTTGCAGGTGTAGGTGGAATAGAATTAGGGTTTCAACAAGCAGGTTTTGAAGTTGTTTGGTCTAATGAAATTGACAAAAAAGCTGCAATCACATTTAAATACAATCATTCTAGTAAGCTAATAGTAGATGATATATATAATATAAAAAGTGAGGATGTTCCTGATGTTGATATTATAGTTGGTGGTTTTCCTTGTCAAGCGTTTTCAGTAGCTGGATATCAAAAAGGTTTTGAAGATGAACGAGGAGAAGTTTTTTTTAAATTAGCACAAATAATTAGTAAAAAAAATCCAAGAGTCATATTTATTGAAAATGTAAAAAATCTATTATCTCATGATAAAGGGAATACCTATAGAGTAATAAAGGAAACTCTTGAAAGTTATGGGTATCATCTTAAAACAATGGTTTTAAATGCAAGTGAATATGGTAACATACCACAAAATAGAGAAAGAATTTATATAATTGGCTTTTTAGATGAAGAAGATTTATATAATTTTAGGAGCATAGAACCTGAAGTGCTATCTAAAAAAGTATCAGATATTATAGATTTTAACAAAAAAGTAGATAATAAATATTACTATACAGAAGAATCGTGTAAGTTTTACGATACATTAAAAAGTGAAGTAAAAAATGAGGAAACCTTATATCAATGGCGTAGAGTGTATGTTAGAGAAAACAAATCCAATTTATGCCCAACATTAACAGCAAATATGGGGACTGGTGGTCATAATGTGCCAATTGTTTTAACAAAGTATGGAATTAGAAAATTAACTCCAAAAGAGTGTTTTATGTTTCAGGGATATCCTAGTGAATTTAAATTGCCAAATGATGTAGCTATGAGTCATTTATATAAGCAAGCAGGAAATTCAGTTGTAGTACCAGTTATATATCGTTTAGCTAGTGAAATAAAGGAATCTCTCAAACGGACTGATATGAGCAAACTAAAAGTAGGAACTACAAGTAGTAATGTCGATTTTTCAGAAAGAAAAGAAAGAGTGTTTGCATTAGGTTAG